One Cohnella candidum genomic region harbors:
- a CDS encoding glycoside hydrolase family 130 protein has protein sequence MKTYRYEENPIVKPVDVKPYHPGFEVIGAFNAGVARNGDEVLLLLRVAERPFSGDPDIVKVPIVRPESGRLEVMDLRRDDPRYDFSDPRVVRDVTSGVGFAYLTSLSYIRIARSKDGRNFSVDDAPFLYPSDASESFGIEDPRVTQIGDVYYVYYSAVSPTGIGVTLVSTRDFRQVERHGMIFCPDNKDVVIFPERIGGKYYALHRPTMKSTGSPEIWVAESDNLLYWGNHRHLIGLRPGMWDGGRIGGGAVPIRTSEGWLELYHGATREHRYCMGAVLLDLEDPSKVLARSDVPVLEPEMQYEREGFFGDVVFSCGALADGDTVRMYYGVADSSMACAELSLREILAGLVRV, from the coding sequence ATGAAAACCTACCGGTACGAAGAAAATCCGATCGTAAAACCGGTGGACGTGAAGCCGTATCATCCGGGGTTCGAAGTGATCGGCGCTTTCAACGCCGGCGTCGCCCGGAACGGAGACGAGGTGCTGCTTCTCCTGCGGGTGGCGGAACGTCCGTTCAGCGGCGATCCGGACATCGTGAAGGTGCCGATCGTCCGCCCGGAATCCGGGCGGCTGGAGGTGATGGACCTGCGCAGGGACGATCCCCGCTACGATTTCTCGGACCCGCGGGTCGTGAGGGACGTGACGAGCGGCGTCGGCTTCGCTTATTTGACCTCCCTCTCTTATATCCGAATAGCGCGCAGCAAGGATGGAAGGAACTTTTCCGTTGACGACGCTCCTTTTCTTTATCCATCGGACGCGTCCGAATCATTCGGGATCGAGGACCCGCGGGTTACTCAGATTGGTGACGTCTATTACGTGTACTATTCGGCGGTTTCTCCGACCGGCATTGGCGTTACCCTCGTTTCTACCCGGGATTTTCGCCAGGTGGAACGCCACGGCATGATTTTCTGTCCCGACAACAAGGACGTGGTCATTTTTCCCGAACGCATCGGCGGCAAATACTACGCCCTCCACCGCCCGACGATGAAAAGCACGGGATCGCCCGAAATTTGGGTGGCCGAGTCCGACAACCTGCTGTACTGGGGGAATCACCGGCATTTGATCGGCCTGAGGCCCGGCATGTGGGACGGCGGCAGGATCGGCGGCGGCGCCGTGCCGATTCGCACGTCCGAAGGCTGGCTTGAGCTGTACCACGGCGCGACTCGGGAGCACCGGTACTGCATGGGAGCGGTGCTGCTGGATCTCGAAGATCCGTCCAAGGTGCTGGCGCGGTCGGACGTTCCGGTGCTGGAGCCCGAAATGCAGTACGAGAGGGAAGGCTTTTTCGGGGACGTTGTCTTTTCCTGCGGCGCGCTCGCCGACGGGGATACGGTCCGCATGTATTACGGCGTTGCCGATTCCTCGATGGCTTGCGCGGAGCTGAGCCTTCGGGAAATCCTCGCCGGACTGGTTCGGGTCTAA
- the yunB gene encoding sporulation protein YunB, with the protein MRRRWGRTFPLAKNWTAPKPAPRRWGGRRWGPKPSVSAGGYSSKGWTPRRPRRRLKRRQIWIIVALLFVFAMIQTFVFFDKQLKGPLLFLAQVRIKQMATEAINTAITQEIADTADADKMIQWKMGQDGKVTGFLIDYKEQMKLTSRTVRIVEQVLKQKEDVPEHIPIGHALNSPLLSSFGPSVSVSFHPASAVQAEVDTRQTETAINMLLVEVFIRIRTEIAVVIPFDQAPQTLETEIPLSYALVVGNVPMYYYDGKGNPVGQSAGNAPSITLPAPSAAPSSEPAAHDGAGASG; encoded by the coding sequence ATGCGGCGCAGATGGGGAAGGACGTTTCCCTTGGCGAAAAACTGGACGGCTCCGAAGCCGGCTCCCCGCAGATGGGGCGGAAGGCGATGGGGTCCGAAGCCGTCGGTGTCGGCAGGAGGCTATTCGTCCAAAGGATGGACGCCCAGGCGGCCGAGGCGCAGGCTGAAGCGAAGGCAGATTTGGATCATCGTCGCATTGCTGTTCGTTTTCGCGATGATTCAGACCTTCGTTTTTTTCGATAAACAGCTGAAAGGTCCTCTCTTGTTTCTAGCGCAGGTGCGAATCAAGCAAATGGCGACCGAGGCGATCAACACCGCGATTACCCAGGAGATTGCCGATACGGCGGACGCGGACAAAATGATCCAGTGGAAGATGGGCCAAGACGGCAAAGTGACCGGTTTTCTGATCGATTACAAGGAGCAGATGAAGCTCACGTCCAGGACGGTCCGAATCGTCGAGCAAGTGCTGAAGCAAAAAGAGGACGTTCCGGAGCATATCCCGATCGGACATGCGCTGAACAGTCCCCTGCTGTCTTCCTTCGGACCCAGCGTATCGGTGTCTTTCCACCCGGCAAGCGCCGTGCAGGCGGAGGTGGATACCCGCCAGACGGAAACGGCGATCAACATGCTGCTGGTGGAAGTGTTTATCCGCATCCGCACGGAAATCGCGGTGGTCATCCCGTTTGACCAGGCGCCGCAGACGCTCGAGACGGAAATTCCGCTTTCCTACGCGCTGGTCGTCGGAAACGTGCCCATGTATTATTACGACGGTAAAGGCAATCCCGTCGGCCAAAGTGCCGGGAACGCGCCTTCGATCACGCTGCCCGCCCCTTCCGCGGCGCCGTCCTCGGAGCCGGCCGCGCACGACGGAGCCGGCGCTAGCGGGTAA
- a CDS encoding M23 family metallopeptidase: MASPAYATDKSKTNAPDPEQRLKKIYDQVSRKTGMPWQEVAAIDKYERALSRAHRKTRPLREGAAVGVFISEARWAGELNPDPQDDQPVSIRFFGGVGRDGSGDGIADRGSDVDLLYTVASRVKEHGSGPDDFAIGLWEYYHNTRSVQRILQFVKILEAFGRQDLTRHAFPLPIGSNYSYRSTWGDSRGWGGYRIHEGTDIFAGYGVPVRSTTYGIVELKGWNRYGGWRIGIRDLDNLYHYYAHLQGFEKNLKPGDVVQPGQVIGWVGSSGYGRPGTSGKFPPHLHYGVYRDRGLVEWAFDPYPMLRKWEREERKALRVTR, encoded by the coding sequence ATGGCGTCTCCCGCTTATGCGACGGACAAAAGCAAAACGAACGCGCCGGACCCCGAACAGCGATTGAAAAAAATATACGACCAAGTCAGCCGGAAAACGGGCATGCCCTGGCAGGAGGTGGCCGCGATCGACAAATACGAGCGGGCTTTGAGCCGCGCCCACCGGAAAACCAGGCCTCTCCGGGAGGGAGCCGCGGTCGGCGTCTTCATCTCCGAAGCGAGATGGGCCGGCGAATTGAATCCCGATCCGCAGGACGACCAACCGGTTTCCATCCGCTTCTTCGGCGGCGTCGGACGCGACGGATCCGGGGACGGGATCGCCGACCGCGGATCGGACGTCGACCTGCTGTACACCGTCGCCAGCCGGGTCAAAGAACACGGCAGCGGCCCGGACGATTTCGCGATCGGACTGTGGGAGTATTACCACAACACGCGTTCCGTCCAGCGGATCCTGCAATTCGTGAAAATCCTCGAGGCGTTCGGCAGGCAGGACCTCACCCGCCATGCCTTTCCGCTGCCGATCGGGTCGAACTATTCGTACCGAAGCACTTGGGGGGACAGCCGAGGCTGGGGCGGTTACCGGATTCACGAAGGAACCGACATTTTCGCCGGTTACGGAGTGCCCGTCCGAAGCACCACGTACGGAATCGTCGAGCTCAAGGGTTGGAACCGTTACGGCGGTTGGCGAATCGGCATCCGCGATCTGGATAACCTGTACCACTATTACGCGCACCTGCAAGGGTTCGAGAAAAACCTAAAGCCCGGCGACGTCGTGCAGCCGGGCCAAGTCATCGGTTGGGTAGGCAGCTCCGGCTACGGCCGTCCGGGCACATCGGGCAAATTTCCGCCTCATCTCCATTACGGGGTGTACCGCGACCGCGGCTTGGTCGAATGGGCGTTCGATCCGTACCCGATGCTCCGCAAATGGGAACGCGAGGAAAGAAAAGCGCTCCGGGTTACCCGCTAG
- the lipA gene encoding lipoyl synthase, with the protein MAMSTGAKPRKPDWLKIKLTTGEPYRELKDMMRTRTLHTVCEEARCPNIYECWANRTATFMILGDICTRACRFCAVKTGLPTELDLQEPARVAEAAEQMGLRHCVVTSVARDDLKDGGASIFAATIREIRKKLPLCSVEVLIPDFMGDRDSLQIVMDAKPDILNHNVETVERLSDRVRAKAKYHRSLELLRRAKEMNPDIPTKSSLMLGVGETLDEVRQTMDDLRGVDVNILTLGQYLQPTPAHLDVERYVHPDEFAELKKDGMARGFSHVESGPFVRSSYHAHEQVKSASAAEAGKA; encoded by the coding sequence ATAGCGATGTCGACCGGCGCCAAACCGCGCAAGCCGGACTGGCTGAAGATCAAGCTGACGACGGGTGAGCCGTACCGGGAACTGAAGGATATGATGAGGACCCGGACGCTGCATACCGTATGCGAAGAAGCGCGCTGCCCCAACATTTACGAGTGCTGGGCCAACAGAACCGCGACCTTCATGATATTGGGCGATATTTGCACGAGAGCTTGCCGGTTTTGCGCCGTGAAGACGGGGCTGCCGACGGAATTGGATTTGCAGGAGCCCGCAAGGGTAGCCGAAGCGGCCGAGCAGATGGGCCTCCGCCACTGCGTCGTGACGTCCGTCGCCCGCGACGACTTGAAGGATGGCGGAGCCTCCATCTTCGCCGCGACGATTCGCGAAATCCGCAAAAAGCTGCCGCTTTGCAGCGTGGAAGTGCTCATTCCGGATTTCATGGGCGACCGCGATTCCTTGCAGATCGTCATGGACGCCAAGCCGGACATTTTGAACCATAACGTCGAGACGGTGGAGCGGCTGTCGGACCGCGTACGCGCGAAGGCCAAATATCACCGTTCACTCGAGCTGCTGCGGCGGGCGAAGGAAATGAACCCCGACATTCCGACGAAATCGAGCCTCATGCTCGGCGTCGGGGAAACGTTGGACGAAGTGAGGCAGACGATGGACGACCTGCGAGGCGTAGACGTCAACATCCTGACGCTGGGCCAGTACCTGCAGCCGACGCCCGCCCACCTGGATGTGGAGAGATACGTCCATCCCGACGAATTCGCCGAACTGAAAAAGGACGGAATGGCGCGCGGATTTTCCCACGTGGAATCGGGGCCGTTCGTCCGCAGCTCCTATCATGCGCACGAGCAGGTGAAATCCGCTTCCGCGGCCGAAGCCGGGAAAGCGTGA
- a CDS encoding YutD-like domain-containing protein: MIFLAGGNAYTMAREHKNGWNAEAFKERYSEVLERYDFIVGDWGYNQLRLRGFYQDGHPRATKETSIASLVDYLNEYCNFGCAYFVLAKTDAAAVPPGTPDLIKQADAPTPAAGDNPDAQTAETAAALATHNGILMRWPLKERPGGPVRIPGAAAVARAAAEAERRQQALAGGKPGDGRASTSSNRQGGDGGYGNRQANRPSSGGGSDRRSSGGPNAGQADNRSSGKPGNRGQRPPQGERQGQGAPSKPGGQWRQPSEGGRQQEQARTAEHAAPKPDAAQKNGSRWPGKNRRRNRFGGKPNRPDGGAPGHPGAD, from the coding sequence GTGATATTTTTGGCAGGCGGCAACGCCTACACCATGGCCCGAGAGCATAAGAACGGCTGGAACGCCGAAGCCTTCAAGGAACGGTACAGCGAGGTGCTGGAACGGTACGACTTCATCGTCGGCGACTGGGGCTACAACCAGCTTCGGCTGCGCGGATTCTACCAGGACGGGCATCCGCGCGCGACGAAGGAAACGTCGATCGCCAGCCTCGTCGATTACCTGAACGAATACTGCAATTTCGGCTGCGCCTATTTCGTGCTGGCCAAAACCGACGCCGCCGCGGTACCCCCGGGGACGCCGGATTTGATCAAGCAAGCCGACGCGCCCACGCCAGCCGCGGGAGATAATCCCGACGCGCAGACGGCCGAGACGGCGGCGGCTTTGGCGACGCACAACGGCATCCTCATGCGCTGGCCGTTGAAGGAGCGCCCGGGCGGTCCCGTGCGCATTCCGGGCGCCGCCGCCGTGGCGCGCGCGGCCGCGGAAGCGGAGAGGCGCCAGCAGGCGCTGGCCGGCGGCAAGCCGGGCGACGGCAGGGCCTCCACCTCCTCGAATCGCCAGGGAGGAGACGGCGGTTACGGCAACAGACAAGCGAACCGGCCTTCGTCCGGCGGCGGATCGGACAGGCGCTCTTCCGGCGGGCCGAACGCGGGACAAGCCGACAACCGGTCGTCCGGGAAGCCGGGCAACCGCGGCCAGAGACCTCCGCAAGGCGAACGCCAAGGCCAAGGCGCGCCTTCCAAGCCGGGCGGCCAATGGCGCCAGCCGAGCGAAGGCGGACGCCAGCAGGAACAGGCACGGACGGCGGAGCACGCCGCTCCGAAACCGGATGCGGCTCAGAAGAACGGCAGCCGTTGGCCGGGCAAGAACCGCAGAAGGAACCGTTTCGGCGGCAAGCCGAATCGGCCGGACGGCGGTGCGCCGGGCCATCCGGGCGCGGATTAA
- a CDS encoding NAD kinase, producing MKYALLDRGDPLSRELSEQFHSLAAAKGLTPDDTSPDLVLSIGGDGTLLQAFHRYRDQVKRVAFVGVHTGHLGFYADWQKNELAELVELIATKEPREVKYPLLQIEIISDTSATSYLALNEFTLKSVDGTLVAGININDEPFEMFRGDGIVISSPSGSTGYNKSLGGAVIHPSIEGLQIAEIASINNRVYRTLGSSVILPKHHHCDIVPDPEEPLFVGIDHLVLQMTGVRSIICRVAQEKITFARYRPYTFWNRVREAFIGSGTDKV from the coding sequence TTGAAATACGCGCTGCTCGACCGGGGAGACCCGTTATCGCGTGAGCTATCCGAACAATTCCACTCGCTGGCGGCCGCCAAAGGTCTGACGCCGGACGATACGTCGCCCGACCTCGTCCTCTCCATCGGCGGCGACGGCACGCTGCTCCAGGCTTTCCACCGCTACCGGGACCAGGTGAAACGCGTCGCCTTCGTCGGCGTCCACACCGGCCACCTGGGATTTTACGCGGACTGGCAGAAAAACGAGCTCGCCGAGCTGGTCGAACTGATTGCGACGAAAGAACCGCGCGAGGTCAAGTATCCGTTGCTGCAAATCGAAATCATTTCGGACACGTCCGCCACTTCGTACCTGGCCCTGAACGAATTTACGCTGAAGAGCGTGGACGGCACGCTGGTCGCGGGGATCAACATCAACGACGAACCGTTCGAAATGTTCCGCGGCGACGGCATCGTCATCTCTTCCCCCTCCGGAAGCACGGGGTATAACAAGAGTTTAGGCGGAGCGGTGATCCATCCGTCCATCGAAGGGCTGCAAATCGCCGAGATCGCCTCGATCAACAACCGCGTTTACCGGACGCTCGGCTCCTCGGTCATCCTGCCGAAGCACCATCACTGCGACATCGTGCCGGATCCCGAAGAACCGCTGTTCGTCGGCATCGACCATCTCGTCCTGCAAATGACGGGCGTCCGGTCGATCATCTGCCGGGTCGCGCAGGAGAAAATCACGTTCGCCCGCTATCGTCCGTATACGTTTTGGAACCGCGTCCGTGAGGCGTTTATCGGTTCCGGAACGGACAAGGTCTAA
- a CDS encoding nucleoside recognition domain-containing protein: MDIDTANGKRGNGGSAAFVLGIGGTALLIGGLALAMPEVALEASLRGVKVWWEVLFPALFPFFVLSELLLGFGIVHLAGTLLDPLMRPLFRIPGAGGFVVAMGFASGYPVGARLTSRLMEQNLVNRAQGERLVEMTTTSDPIFLIGAVSVGFFGRPEAVPVLAAAHYGGAMLLGILGRWRKDPEETGAIESTTTSAAVTGHPRRGSRVRRAFSAMHEARIADGRPFGVLLQQSLQSSLALMMIVGGLVVFFSAALDLLLHSGLLALFRDTVSWILAAVGMPGELSSSFVQGMFEVTLGARAAAQTADGGSLLPLVDRLAMAAFVLSWAGLSVHAQVAGLMSKTGWRYGPFARTRFLHGVAAAAGVYLIWPLFRFGEAASVPAWWPAAGDTPLTLAAWPPLMAAAVLSLLIAAGLAARAASSLKRRILNK; encoded by the coding sequence TTGGACATCGATACGGCAAACGGCAAACGGGGAAACGGGGGCTCGGCCGCGTTCGTCCTCGGGATCGGGGGAACGGCGCTTCTCATCGGGGGGCTGGCCCTGGCCATGCCGGAAGTGGCGCTTGAAGCGTCGCTGCGCGGAGTGAAGGTATGGTGGGAAGTGCTGTTTCCCGCCCTGTTCCCATTTTTCGTCCTGTCGGAGCTGCTGCTCGGCTTCGGCATTGTCCATCTGGCCGGCACGCTGCTCGATCCGCTCATGAGGCCTCTGTTCCGGATTCCAGGCGCAGGCGGATTCGTCGTGGCCATGGGCTTCGCGTCGGGGTATCCGGTGGGAGCCCGGCTTACCTCCCGCTTGATGGAGCAAAACCTGGTAAACCGCGCACAGGGAGAGCGGCTGGTCGAAATGACGACGACTTCGGATCCGATTTTTCTCATCGGGGCGGTGAGCGTCGGCTTTTTCGGACGCCCCGAAGCGGTTCCCGTGCTGGCGGCCGCCCACTACGGGGGAGCAATGCTGCTGGGCATCCTCGGCCGTTGGCGGAAGGATCCGGAAGAGACGGGGGCGATCGAATCCACCACCACCTCGGCTGCCGTAACCGGCCACCCCCGCCGCGGCAGCCGCGTTCGCCGAGCATTCTCGGCCATGCATGAGGCTCGGATCGCGGACGGCAGGCCTTTCGGCGTCCTTCTCCAGCAATCGCTGCAATCTTCGCTGGCATTGATGATGATCGTCGGCGGGCTTGTCGTGTTCTTCTCGGCCGCGCTCGACCTGCTGCTTCACAGCGGCCTGCTCGCGCTGTTCCGGGATACCGTATCCTGGATTCTTGCTGCCGTCGGCATGCCCGGCGAATTGTCATCCTCCTTCGTCCAAGGCATGTTCGAAGTGACGCTCGGCGCACGTGCGGCCGCTCAAACTGCAGACGGCGGCTCGCTGCTTCCGCTGGTGGACCGCTTGGCCATGGCCGCGTTCGTGCTGTCCTGGGCCGGATTGTCCGTCCATGCCCAGGTGGCGGGCCTCATGAGCAAGACCGGGTGGAGATACGGACCGTTCGCGAGGACGCGTTTTCTGCACGGAGTCGCGGCGGCCGCCGGCGTTTATTTGATCTGGCCCCTGTTCCGTTTCGGAGAGGCGGCTTCCGTACCCGCTTGGTGGCCGGCTGCAGGAGATACACCCTTGACTTTGGCCGCGTGGCCGCCCCTTATGGCTGCCGCCGTGTTGTCGCTGTTGATCGCCGCCGGTTTGGCCGCCCGGGCAGCGTCATCGCTCAAACGCCGGATCCTAAACAAATAG
- a CDS encoding globin — protein sequence MSDYISLYEAIGGAPAVRDLVEKFYPKVQADPLLSPLFPDDIHPVMEKQYLFLTQFFGGPSLYSDEFGHPMMRARHLPFPVTRSRAEAWLSCMARALSETAIPEPLHAVVLERLSGPAHHFINTED from the coding sequence TTGTCCGATTACATAAGCCTTTATGAAGCGATCGGGGGAGCGCCGGCCGTTCGGGATCTGGTCGAGAAATTTTACCCGAAGGTGCAGGCCGACCCGTTGCTGTCGCCGTTGTTTCCGGATGACATTCATCCGGTTATGGAAAAGCAGTACTTGTTTTTGACCCAGTTTTTCGGCGGTCCTTCGCTGTATTCCGACGAATTCGGGCATCCGATGATGAGGGCAAGGCATCTGCCTTTTCCGGTGACCCGGTCCCGGGCGGAAGCATGGCTTTCCTGCATGGCGCGCGCGCTGTCGGAAACGGCCATTCCGGAACCGCTCCACGCCGTCGTTCTCGAGAGACTGTCGGGTCCGGCGCACCATTTTATCAATACGGAAGATTGA
- a CDS encoding DUF2225 domain-containing protein, giving the protein MDPLYQITVQCACCEASFKTSRVRPSLKRAIRSDSDFCSYFKTVNPDYYVVRVCPFCGFASTENFADKLNSKQKEAYYEKIGNHWAAKDYGEERTEQEAMECYKLSLLTAQTVGESIRVIAGLLHHIAWLYRYQGNKEQENRFLAYALDAYIKVFETERDSLSNARLMYLIGELNRRLRNYHEAVRWFGRVINDKKIMDAGMIRASREMWQAVREEMTNGGLDLPEEMNENTV; this is encoded by the coding sequence ATGGATCCGCTGTACCAAATCACGGTTCAATGCGCTTGCTGCGAGGCGAGCTTCAAAACGTCCCGCGTGCGGCCCAGCCTCAAGAGGGCGATCCGCAGCGACAGCGATTTCTGCTCGTATTTCAAAACGGTGAATCCGGATTATTACGTCGTCCGGGTATGTCCGTTCTGCGGCTTCGCATCGACCGAAAATTTCGCGGACAAGCTCAATTCCAAGCAGAAGGAAGCTTACTACGAGAAGATCGGGAACCATTGGGCGGCGAAGGATTACGGAGAGGAACGGACCGAGCAGGAAGCGATGGAGTGCTACAAGCTTTCCTTGCTGACGGCCCAGACGGTGGGGGAAAGCATTCGTGTCATCGCCGGCTTGCTTCACCACATTGCGTGGCTGTACCGGTACCAGGGTAACAAGGAGCAGGAGAACCGGTTCTTGGCCTATGCTTTGGATGCGTATATTAAGGTGTTCGAGACCGAACGCGACTCCTTGAGCAACGCGAGGCTGATGTATCTGATCGGGGAGCTGAACCGCCGCCTGAGGAACTATCACGAAGCGGTCCGTTGGTTCGGCCGGGTCATCAACGACAAGAAAATCATGGACGCCGGCATGATCCGGGCTTCCCGCGAAATGTGGCAGGCTGTCCGGGAAGAGATGACGAACGGCGGGCTCGATCTGCCGGAGGAAATGAACGAGAACACCGTCTGA